A single Prevotella sp. E15-22 DNA region contains:
- a CDS encoding GTP pyrophosphokinase family protein — MEYSLNPHSQELLEQYRKNLPIYQKIEEVALQAIQHVIKELGISLSSMEHRIKTEKSLAGKLELKGGKYASINDITDLFGMRIITFYTDDVDKVAALVKRTFDVDWDESVDKRKAHELTSFGYNSLHYICRLPKSLANDPETPQLNEIRFEIQMRTALQHVWSTIEHDIGYKGSIKILPEYRRQFSRLAGMLELIDDEFSRLRTTMTDYRRQMQALVASGQLTEVPLNPSTFRNYLDMTPFKKLNQRIAASNQAEILPYPLMSFLPILEHFEMKTLGDVQHFIEENSDAAYQLALSQLAFTDIDIISESIGLQNLCIVETLKRGEGQEGIQLIFDTLNGRQTENKAMAKIMYEQAAILPFMQKSK; from the coding sequence ATGGAATACAGTTTAAATCCGCACAGTCAGGAGCTGTTAGAACAATACCGAAAAAACCTACCCATCTATCAGAAGATAGAAGAAGTAGCCTTGCAAGCCATCCAGCATGTAATTAAAGAGTTGGGTATCTCTCTTAGCAGCATGGAGCATCGCATAAAAACAGAGAAGTCATTGGCAGGAAAACTGGAACTAAAAGGTGGAAAATACGCATCCATCAACGATATCACCGATCTCTTCGGCATGCGCATCATCACCTTCTATACAGACGATGTTGACAAGGTTGCAGCACTCGTCAAACGCACGTTTGATGTTGACTGGGACGAATCGGTAGACAAACGAAAAGCACACGAACTAACCAGTTTTGGTTACAACTCACTTCATTATATCTGCCGATTACCCAAGTCGCTTGCCAACGACCCTGAAACACCTCAGCTCAATGAAATCCGCTTTGAGATTCAAATGCGCACAGCCCTGCAACATGTGTGGAGTACCATTGAGCACGACATTGGCTATAAAGGCAGCATCAAGATACTCCCCGAGTACAGACGCCAGTTCAGTCGACTGGCCGGTATGCTGGAGCTTATCGACGACGAGTTCAGTCGTCTGCGCACCACGATGACTGATTATCGCCGCCAAATGCAAGCCCTTGTAGCCAGTGGCCAACTGACCGAGGTTCCCCTTAACCCCAGTACCTTCCGCAACTACCTGGACATGACACCATTCAAAAAACTCAACCAGCGCATTGCCGCTTCCAACCAGGCCGAGATACTACCCTATCCGCTCATGTCGTTCCTACCCATACTCGAACATTTCGAAATGAAAACGCTGGGAGACGTACAACATTTCATCGAGGAAAACAGCGATGCAGCCTACCAACTGGCCTTGTCACAATTGGCCTTTACCGACATCGACATTATCTCCGAGAGCATCGGTCTGCAGAACCTGTGCATTGTTGAGACACTTAAACGAGGCGAAGGTCAGGAAGGCATCCAACTCATTTTCGATACCCTCAATGGTCGTCAAACCGAGAATAAGGCTATGGCAAAAATTATGTACGAGCAGGCTGCCATACTACCTTTCATGCAAAAAAGCAAATAA
- a CDS encoding histidinol-phosphate transaminase, whose amino-acid sequence MNFLDRNEFNFEPSQKVVEAIKNFDPKDLCFYTRIYDQGKKSVISVRVGEIYGVPEEQVLLTYGGEDMLKNAIHYFLSINSQEVNGTPNTKILIPEFSWWYYNKVAQECGGTFEMYPLHEKEDTFAYDIDEVIEYTNRVHPRMLLLASPNNPTGNGLTPEETARILENIPSDTIVLIDEAYASFISKDTAYIAPLVNKYSNLIISRTLSKFYGLPGLRCGFGFIGKGHDQFLSYVNKYLGYNRFSEAVALAALDSDEHYRHVADDMEWGRQLYKKELGSLPGFKVYKSVANFILIKYPIEIKDKLMEELKAQDYKIKFMTDKGLESCLRITLGRKEQTQVVCDTIKRVFNNK is encoded by the coding sequence ATGAACTTTCTTGATAGAAATGAATTTAATTTTGAGCCCAGCCAGAAGGTGGTAGAGGCTATTAAGAATTTTGATCCGAAGGATCTGTGCTTCTATACTCGCATCTACGATCAGGGTAAGAAAAGTGTTATCAGCGTGCGCGTTGGTGAGATTTATGGTGTGCCTGAAGAACAGGTGCTGCTGACCTATGGCGGTGAGGATATGCTGAAGAATGCTATTCATTATTTCCTGTCAATCAACAGTCAGGAGGTGAATGGCACACCAAACACAAAGATTCTTATACCTGAGTTTTCTTGGTGGTATTACAATAAGGTGGCTCAGGAGTGTGGTGGTACCTTCGAGATGTATCCTCTGCACGAGAAGGAGGATACCTTTGCTTACGATATTGATGAGGTGATTGAATATACCAATCGTGTTCATCCTCGCATGCTGTTGCTGGCATCACCCAACAACCCCACGGGTAACGGTCTGACTCCCGAGGAGACTGCTCGTATCTTGGAAAATATTCCCTCAGATACAATCGTTCTGATTGACGAGGCATATGCTAGTTTTATTTCTAAGGATACGGCTTATATCGCTCCACTGGTAAACAAATACAGTAACCTGATTATCTCGCGTACTCTGTCTAAGTTCTATGGTTTGCCTGGCTTGCGTTGTGGTTTTGGCTTCATTGGTAAGGGACATGATCAGTTCCTGAGCTATGTGAACAAGTATCTGGGTTACAATCGCTTCTCTGAGGCTGTGGCTCTGGCCGCACTTGATAGTGATGAGCACTATCGCCATGTAGCTGATGATATGGAATGGGGACGTCAGTTGTATAAGAAGGAACTGGGTAGTTTGCCTGGCTTCAAGGTATATAAGAGTGTGGCTAACTTTATCCTGATTAAGTATCCTATTGAGATTAAGGATAAGCTGATGGAGGAACTGAAGGCTCAGGATTACAAGATTAAGTTCATGACCGATAAGGGACTGGAGTCGTGCCTGCGTATCACGCTGGGTCGTAAGGAACAGACACAGGTAGTATGCGATACTATCAAGCGTGTTTTTAATAACAAATAA
- a CDS encoding NTP transferase domain-containing protein: MNNTFKTGTDGGRLGVILAAGMAKRLRPLTDKCPKCLLEVGERTLLQRTVDAMLQAGINELVVVTGYKAEMIRDFLTAHYPSLTIHFIDNSDYAHNNNIFSLWLTRPFTEGREFLLSDSDILFDPQIIPAVLNVEGSALAVNRHELGEEEMKVVVNENNNIVEISKVCSVEKAIGESVGFEKMTADYSKALFKELEQMIEHEGLIDIFYERAFERLIPQGFTFTVVDTTKYFSIELDTPEDFENAKKLIPEELY, translated from the coding sequence ATGAATAACACATTTAAGACTGGAACGGACGGTGGCAGACTGGGCGTTATCCTCGCAGCAGGTATGGCTAAGCGCCTGCGCCCGTTGACAGATAAATGTCCTAAGTGCTTGCTTGAAGTGGGTGAGCGCACGCTTTTACAGCGCACTGTGGATGCTATGCTGCAGGCGGGTATCAATGAGTTGGTTGTTGTCACAGGCTATAAGGCCGAGATGATACGTGACTTCTTGACGGCGCATTATCCTTCACTGACCATCCACTTTATAGATAACTCCGACTATGCTCATAATAACAACATCTTCTCGTTGTGGCTTACTCGTCCCTTTACTGAAGGCCGTGAGTTCCTGCTGTCGGATAGTGATATCTTGTTTGATCCTCAGATTATTCCTGCTGTTTTAAATGTGGAAGGCAGTGCACTGGCTGTGAATCGTCATGAGTTGGGCGAGGAGGAGATGAAGGTCGTTGTGAACGAGAATAACAATATTGTAGAGATCAGTAAGGTTTGTTCTGTTGAGAAGGCTATTGGTGAGAGCGTTGGCTTTGAAAAAATGACAGCAGACTACAGTAAGGCACTTTTCAAGGAACTGGAGCAGATGATTGAACATGAGGGATTGATTGATATCTTCTATGAACGTGCTTTCGAACGACTCATTCCCCAAGGCTTTACCTTTACGGTGGTTGATACCACAAAGTACTTCTCGATAGAACTTGATACGCCTGAGGATTTCGAGAATGCTAAGAAATTGATTCCTGAAGAACTTTATTAA
- a CDS encoding CDP-alcohol phosphatidyltransferase family protein yields the protein MNEKFRATLKSSETEDWLDLHVIRPFCYYCAVFFAKFDVHPNTITIWSMIIGAASAWFFAQGSFFYGGTLGLVYNIVAIFLLMWGDIFDCTDGQLARMTGKKSRLGRILDGLAGFTWFFPIYVALVWRFYLHHDREFAWLGIDNNEQNTLIATGVVFVLALISGLWGLQGQQRLADYYIQVHLFFLKGEKGSELDNSVRQKEIYEQMPKETPFYERWFQKSYIEYTKKQEDVTPEFQRLLAALREKYGSLDNVPQEVRDDIHRESLPLMKWNGLLTFNFREFWLFLFCLLDFPVGNFLWEIVGMGLIYWYVNHRHESFCKRIAQGL from the coding sequence ATGAACGAGAAATTCAGAGCAACACTGAAATCGTCTGAGACGGAAGACTGGCTTGACTTGCATGTCATCCGTCCTTTCTGCTATTACTGCGCAGTGTTCTTCGCAAAGTTTGACGTGCACCCAAATACCATTACTATCTGGTCGATGATTATTGGTGCTGCCAGTGCGTGGTTCTTTGCACAGGGCAGTTTCTTCTATGGTGGCACACTGGGACTGGTGTATAACATCGTAGCTATCTTCCTGCTGATGTGGGGTGATATTTTCGATTGTACAGATGGGCAGTTGGCGCGCATGACGGGCAAGAAGAGTCGTCTGGGACGTATCCTTGATGGTCTGGCTGGCTTTACTTGGTTCTTTCCTATCTATGTAGCTTTGGTATGGCGATTCTATCTGCATCATGACCGTGAGTTTGCATGGCTTGGTATAGATAACAACGAGCAGAATACGCTTATTGCCACTGGTGTGGTGTTTGTGTTGGCTCTGATTTCTGGTTTATGGGGGCTTCAAGGACAACAGCGCCTGGCTGACTATTATATTCAAGTACATTTGTTCTTCCTGAAGGGCGAGAAGGGGTCAGAGTTGGATAACTCTGTGCGTCAGAAAGAAATCTATGAGCAGATGCCCAAGGAAACGCCTTTCTATGAGCGCTGGTTCCAGAAATCGTATATCGAATATACGAAGAAACAGGAGGATGTGACGCCTGAGTTCCAGAGACTTCTGGCTGCGTTGCGTGAGAAATATGGTAGCTTGGATAATGTTCCTCAGGAGGTGCGTGATGATATTCATCGTGAGTCGTTGCCTTTGATGAAGTGGAATGGACTGCTGACCTTTAACTTCCGCGAGTTTTGGCTGTTCCTCTTTTGCTTGCTTGATTTCCCCGTGGGCAACTTCTTGTGGGAGATTGTAGGTATGGGACTTATCTATTGGTATGTCAACCATCGTCACGAATCATTCTGCAAGCGCATTGCACAAGGCCTGTAA
- a CDS encoding NCS2 family permease, protein MKERLLSLVGFSMQRDSLKTEIESGFTTFLTMVYILALMPVMFEPLREQGFPVDSIFTATALAAAVGTLLMAFIAKKPFGLAPGLTLNAFFVETVCVSLGYPWQFALTAVLVEGLLFVFLCVTNIRQMIFEMVPTSLKYAFAAGIGFFIAMIGFKNNGLLAEGTVFNHMETLVTPNSLLFILGMVLTTVFTIMRLKGGLLLGILIVTVVGVPLGVTVMPDDFIKMPSSAAPLFCRFSFDYLLLPDFWVCVVTMLFFDVLDSLGTVVGVMACSGIIRKDGRIPHMRRIMLSDALATVTGACLGCSTVTTYVESATGFAEGGRTGLSSFVVSLCFMASLFLAPVFLAIPAAATAPVMVMAGFYLLGVVRHINLSDPTEAMPAFLTILLMPVTGSITDGILAGLFSYIVLSLLKGRITAKTNVSNK, encoded by the coding sequence ATGAAAGAACGTTTACTGTCACTCGTGGGCTTCTCGATGCAGCGAGATAGCTTGAAGACCGAAATAGAATCGGGTTTTACTACTTTTTTGACGATGGTTTATATCCTGGCGTTGATGCCGGTGATGTTTGAACCTTTAAGAGAACAGGGCTTTCCTGTGGATTCGATTTTTACGGCAACAGCCTTGGCTGCAGCTGTAGGTACATTGCTCATGGCCTTTATCGCCAAGAAACCGTTTGGCCTGGCGCCAGGATTGACGCTTAATGCTTTCTTTGTTGAGACTGTTTGCGTGTCCTTGGGTTATCCGTGGCAGTTTGCGCTTACGGCCGTTCTTGTTGAGGGCTTGCTGTTTGTGTTTCTTTGTGTGACAAACATTCGACAGATGATCTTCGAGATGGTGCCAACATCGCTGAAGTATGCTTTTGCAGCTGGCATAGGATTCTTTATTGCGATGATTGGATTCAAGAATAACGGACTGTTGGCGGAAGGAACAGTCTTTAATCATATGGAGACGCTGGTGACGCCTAATTCATTGCTTTTCATTCTGGGAATGGTGCTGACAACGGTGTTTACTATTATGCGTTTGAAGGGTGGGCTGCTGTTGGGCATCCTTATTGTAACGGTAGTCGGTGTACCTTTGGGCGTGACTGTGATGCCGGACGATTTTATTAAAATGCCTTCCTCAGCGGCACCGCTATTCTGTCGGTTCTCTTTCGACTACCTTTTGTTGCCCGACTTCTGGGTTTGTGTGGTGACCATGTTGTTTTTTGATGTGCTCGATAGCCTAGGTACCGTTGTTGGTGTGATGGCTTGTTCTGGTATTATCAGAAAGGATGGTCGTATTCCTCATATGCGTCGTATCATGCTCAGTGATGCGCTTGCCACTGTGACGGGAGCTTGTCTGGGATGTAGTACGGTGACAACCTATGTTGAGAGTGCCACGGGCTTTGCGGAAGGTGGTCGCACGGGACTGTCATCCTTTGTCGTATCACTTTGTTTTATGGCAAGTCTTTTTCTGGCTCCTGTGTTCCTGGCAATACCAGCGGCTGCTACTGCCCCCGTCATGGTGATGGCCGGCTTCTATCTTTTGGGAGTGGTTCGACATATTAATCTTTCTGATCCCACTGAGGCCATGCCTGCATTCCTGACTATCTTGTTGATGCCTGTAACTGGGAGTATTACAGATGGCATCCTTGCAGGACTTTTCTCTTATATCGTTCTGTCTTTGTTGAAGGGACGTATAACAGCGAAAACCAACGTTTCTAATAAATGA
- a CDS encoding helix-turn-helix domain-containing protein: MTTHHSFVGSKIKGIRESKNISIEEVSERSGLSTEQINSIETDQNLPSLGPLIKIARALGVRLGTFLDDSDALGPIVCRAADREKDSSISFSNGASDARKHMEYHPLAQQKAGRHMEPFVIDINPEENPDFQLSAHEGEEFIYVMQGEVEIVYGKETYNLKEGDSIFYDSIVNHHVHGAPGKAAKILAVVYIPF; this comes from the coding sequence ATGACAACACATCATTCATTTGTTGGTTCCAAAATCAAAGGAATCCGCGAATCAAAGAACATCTCCATCGAAGAAGTATCAGAGCGCAGTGGCCTCTCCACTGAGCAAATCAACTCCATAGAAACAGATCAGAACCTCCCCTCACTAGGACCGCTGATTAAGATTGCACGCGCCTTAGGTGTACGTTTGGGAACATTCCTTGACGACAGCGATGCCCTCGGTCCCATTGTTTGTCGTGCAGCCGACCGCGAGAAAGACAGCAGCATCAGTTTCAGCAACGGTGCATCCGATGCCCGCAAACACATGGAATACCATCCTTTGGCACAGCAGAAGGCAGGTCGACACATGGAGCCATTCGTCATCGACATCAACCCCGAAGAGAATCCCGATTTCCAACTCTCAGCGCACGAAGGCGAAGAGTTTATCTATGTGATGCAGGGCGAAGTCGAGATTGTCTATGGCAAGGAGACATACAACCTGAAAGAGGGCGATTCCATTTTCTATGATAGCATTGTGAATCACCATGTACACGGTGCTCCAGGCAAGGCCGCCAAGATTCTTGCCGTTGTATATATTCCATTTTAA
- a CDS encoding AMP-binding protein, which translates to MAKLDMAGRPLPNRTYPAETGSEGYHLWERTLGQWLEYWAETTPDKEYIVYSDRDLRFTWSQFNERVDNLAKGLISIGVKKGSNVGIWATNVPDWLTFLYATAKIGAVLVTVNTNYKQNELEYLCKDSDMEVLCITDGTWDCNYVDMTYTMLPELKTCERGHLNSERFPHLKDVVYIGMEKYRGMYNTAELLLLGQNIEDETLNEMKKQVSCYDVCNMQYTSGTTGFPKGVMLTHYGIANDGYFTGENMGFTADDKLCVCVPLFHCFGVVLATMNCLTHGCTEVMVEKFDPLVVLASIHKERCTALYGVPTMFIAELNHPMFNMFDLSCLRTGIMAGSLCPVELMKQVSEKMFMTITSVYGLTESSPGMTQTCLNDTFEQRCTTVGRDFPFVDVKVLDPETGEECPVGVQGEMCCKGFNVMKGYYKNPTATAEVIDKNGYLHSGDLGVKDEQGFYKITGRIKDMIIRGGENIYPREIEEFLYHMPGIRDVQVAAVPSKKYGEAVGAFIILEEGAKMTAEDVQLFCRGKIARYKIPKYVFFIDQFPLTGSGKIQKFKLKEMSLELCKQQGIEVI; encoded by the coding sequence ATGGCAAAACTTGATATGGCAGGCCGCCCATTGCCCAACAGAACATATCCCGCAGAGACCGGAAGCGAAGGCTACCACTTGTGGGAGCGCACATTGGGACAATGGCTCGAATACTGGGCCGAGACGACGCCCGATAAAGAATATATCGTATACTCAGACAGAGACCTGCGCTTCACCTGGAGCCAGTTCAATGAACGCGTAGACAACTTAGCCAAAGGCCTCATCTCCATTGGCGTCAAGAAAGGGTCCAATGTAGGCATCTGGGCCACTAACGTACCCGATTGGCTTACGTTTCTATATGCAACCGCTAAGATTGGCGCCGTACTCGTAACCGTTAACACCAACTATAAGCAAAACGAGCTAGAATACCTTTGCAAAGACTCCGATATGGAGGTTCTCTGCATCACCGATGGTACTTGGGACTGTAACTACGTTGATATGACCTACACCATGCTACCCGAACTGAAGACCTGTGAGCGCGGACATCTGAACAGTGAACGTTTCCCACATCTGAAGGACGTTGTCTACATCGGCATGGAGAAATATCGCGGCATGTACAATACAGCCGAATTATTACTTCTGGGTCAGAACATCGAAGACGAGACACTGAACGAGATGAAAAAACAGGTCAGCTGCTACGACGTATGCAACATGCAGTACACCAGTGGCACCACTGGCTTCCCTAAAGGCGTCATGTTAACCCACTACGGAATCGCCAATGATGGCTACTTCACAGGCGAGAACATGGGCTTCACTGCCGACGACAAACTGTGCGTCTGCGTGCCCTTATTCCACTGTTTCGGCGTGGTGCTGGCCACAATGAACTGCCTGACCCACGGTTGTACCGAGGTCATGGTCGAGAAGTTCGATCCCCTGGTGGTACTGGCCTCTATTCATAAAGAGCGCTGCACGGCCCTATATGGAGTGCCCACCATGTTCATTGCCGAGCTCAACCACCCCATGTTCAACATGTTCGACCTCAGCTGCCTGCGCACAGGCATCATGGCAGGCAGTCTCTGTCCCGTGGAACTGATGAAGCAGGTATCAGAGAAAATGTTTATGACCATCACCAGCGTTTACGGACTCACCGAGTCTTCACCTGGCATGACACAGACCTGTTTGAACGACACCTTCGAGCAGCGCTGCACCACTGTTGGTCGCGACTTCCCATTCGTAGATGTCAAGGTGCTCGACCCAGAGACCGGCGAGGAATGTCCCGTTGGTGTGCAGGGCGAAATGTGCTGCAAGGGCTTCAACGTGATGAAGGGCTATTATAAGAACCCCACCGCAACGGCTGAGGTCATCGACAAGAACGGCTATCTCCATTCTGGCGACTTGGGCGTAAAAGACGAGCAAGGCTTTTATAAGATAACAGGACGTATCAAGGACATGATTATCCGTGGTGGCGAGAATATCTATCCTCGCGAGATTGAGGAGTTCCTCTACCACATGCCAGGCATCCGCGACGTACAGGTGGCCGCTGTGCCCTCAAAGAAATACGGCGAGGCCGTTGGTGCCTTCATCATTCTTGAGGAAGGTGCCAAGATGACTGCCGAAGACGTGCAGTTGTTCTGCCGCGGCAAGATTGCCCGCTACAAGATCCCCAAGTACGTCTTCTTCATCGACCAGTTCCCACTTACCGGTTCTGGCAAGATTCAGAAATTCAAACTGAAAGAAATGAGTCTCGAGCTCTGCAAACAGCAAGGCATCGAGGTGATATAA